A segment of the Fimbriimonadia bacterium genome:
GGTGCTGAAGCCGAACATTGGCTGGCAGCGCCTTCCCGACCAAGCCGCAAACACGAACCCCGAAGTAGTGGCCGCCGTCGTGCGCATGTGCAAGAAGGCCGGTGCGTCGCGGGTGCTCATCGTGGAGCACACGTGCGACCAGCCCTCCGACATCTGCTTCGAGATGAGCGGCATTCAACAGGCGGTGCGCGAGGTGGGGGGCGAAATCATCGCCGCCAACCGCGAGTCGCAGTACGAGCCGCTGGACCTACCCTATGCGCGCGAGATGATGGCAGCAACCGTGGCGAAGGAGGTGCGCCGCGCCGACTGCTTCATCAACATCCCCATCGCGAAGGACCACAGCCAAGCGCGCCTGAGCATCGGCATGAAGAACCTGATGGGGGTGGTCTGGGACCGGCAGGAATGGCACCGCTCGCGCTCGCTGGACCAGTGCATCGCCGACTACCTAACAGGCGTGCGGCCGCACCTGACCATCGTGGACGCGGTGCGCATCTTGGTCGGCATGGGCCCGAAGGGGCCGGGACCTACCAAGGACACGCAGCAGATCATCGCATCGGTGGACGCAGTCGCAGCGGATGCCTACGCGGCTACACTATTCGGGCTAGGTGCAGCCGACGTGGAGTATCTGCGTATTGCAGGAGAGATGGGCCTGGGCGAGACGGATACTAACAAGATGAAGGTCCTGCGGGCGTAGGGGCATCGGGTGCCGACCACCGAAGCGACCACGAGAACGAAACGCAAGCGCTGGACAATGCGCGCCTCGCGTCGCTGGGTGCAGGTCGCATTCTTATTGCTGTTTCTGTGGCTCATCGTGGTAACAGTCTTCCCGTTGCGCTCGGTCATCCCCCCCGATCTCTTCCTGCGAGCCGACCCGCTGGTCGCGCTGACCGCGATGCTCGCCTCTCGTGCCTGGTTGTCGGAAGCAGCGACGTACTCAGGAGTGATAGTTGTAGGCACGGTGTTGTTCGGGCGCTTCTTCTGCGGGTGGGTGTGCCCGATGGGCACGGTGATCGACCTCTCGGACCGCTATCTCATCCACAAAAAGCGCGAGCAGGGCGAGAGCCGCGCACGCAACTTGAAGTACTACCTGTTAGGTGGTCTCGCAGTTGCTGCGCTGTTCTCTTCGCAGGTCACCTACTTCTTCGATCCGATCAGCCTCGTCACGCGCACCGTGATATGGGTGTTGGTGCCTGCGTTCACCATGGTCGGGCATTGGGTGCAGGCGCAACCCATCGTGTACGATATTGCGCCGGCGCTGGCTCAGTCGAGGCTGATCACCGAGATCGTGCCGCACTTTCGCTTGGGTTGGGTGGCGGTGCTGCTGTTTGCTGGCATCCTGGCATTGGGGCTGATTTCCCAGCGTTTTTGGTGCCGTAACCTCTGTCCTCTAGGGGCCTTGTTAGCACTGCTCTCGCGATGGGGGCTCGTGCGTCGCACCGTGAGCGATGACGCATGCACTGGCTGCTCTGCTTGTGACCGCTTCTGCAAGATGGGTGCTATCAAGGCCGATCCAAAACATTACCAAGCAACCGAGTGCATCTACTGCTTCAACTGCGTGGAGGTTTGCGCGCCGCGCGGCACGTCATTCCCGATCCGGTTAGGGACGCAGCAGTTTCACACCGAGCTCGACCTGTCTAGGCGCAGGCTCCTCGGTGCTGCTGCGGGCGGACTGCTTTTCGCGGCGCTGGCCAAGAGCGACCCCGGCTCGAAGCGCAGCGGCAATACGCAGATTCGGGTCTCCAGCCCCGGCCTGATCCGCCCGCCTGGCAGCGCGCCGGAAGACGAGTTCCTCGACCTGTGCACGCGTTGCGGGCTCTGCATGAAGGCCTGTCCGACGAATGGCCTGCAGCCCGCTCTCGGCGAAGCCGGCCTGGAGGGCCTTTGGACGCCGGTGCTCGTTCCGCGAATCGGCTACTGCTCCCAGCACTGTACGCTCTGCGGTCAAACCTGTCCTACGGACGCCATCCGGGAGTTCTCGGCGGCCGAAAAGAAGTATCTGTACATCGGGACCGCGTTCATAGACCGCAGCACCTGCCTGGTGTGGGCCAACGACAAGCACTGCTTGGTTTGCGATGAGGTGTGCTCTTACCGCGCCCTGCACTGGAAGGTAGTGGACGGACGTCGAAGGCCCTTCGTGGACGAGGGAAAGTGTACGGGCTGCGGCGAATGTGAGACCAAGTGTCCGATCCAACCGGTGGCGGCCATCCGAGTGACGTCCATCGGCGACAAGAGGCATCTGCCGCGCGAACGGCAACGGGCGAATTTCGAGGCGGCGGAGCGCGCCGCCAAGTCGCGCCCTCCCTCCGAGGGCGCGCCGACCCCCGACCGACCTTCACCCTATGGAGGGAAGTAGCGAAATGGACACAGGGCAATCCAGAAGAGAGTTTCTGAAGAGTGCTGCGGCCGCCGGGCTAGGCCTGGCTATCGGAGGTAGGGCGACCGGGGTGCTACAGGAGAAGGCACAGGCCAAGGCGACCGTCGTTGTAGTTCGCAACGCGGACGCGCAGGACTCCGAGCATCGCTATCGGGCGGATGTCGTGAAAAAGATGGTGTTCGAGGCGGTGCGTAGGCTGAGTGGAGAGAGTACCGACAAGGCGGCGTGGAGTCGCTACTTCAAGCCTAGCGACGTGGTAGGTATCAAGCTCAACTGCCTCTTCGGCATGAACGCCTCTACGCATCCCGAGGTGGCATACGCCGTCGCGGAGGGCATTCAGCTAGCTGGCGTGAAGCCGGAGAACATCATCTTGTGGGATCGCAGCGACGGCGACCTGGCGAAGTCGGGCTACGAGATCAACCGCGACGGGCCCGGCATCCGTTGCTATGGGACCAACGGAGAGTACGAGGAGAACAATACGCAGCAAGGGTCGTTCAACGGGAAGCTGACGAGAATCCTAACAGAGCGCATCACTGCACTGGCAAACGTCCCGATCCTGAAGGATCATGGCACCGCGGGTGTTACCATCGCGTTCAAGAACCACTATGGCACGTGTAACAATCCGGGCGCGCACCACGGCAACAACTGCGATCCCTACCTCGCCGATCTGAACAACGTGCCCGCGATCAAAGACAAGACCCGACTCGTCATCTGTGATGCCATCCGAGCATTGTGCAATGGCGGACCGGGCCTCAATCCTAAGTATCTGTGGGATCAGAACTGCATCCTGGCTGCAACCGACCCTGTAGCGCTCGACTACGTCGGATGGCGGATGATCGAGGACCGCCGCAAGGAAGTGGGCCTTCCTTCTCTAGCCGATGCTGGTAGGCCCGTTAGGCACCTGGCAACCGCCGAGAAACTCGGCTTAGGCATTGCAGACCCCGCACGGATCTCCATGGTGACGATCGGATGATGGCGCGAACACTGTTAGTATTCCTCTGCCTCGCAGTCGTCGCCGCTGCATATGGCCAGGGAGAGAGCTCGAAGGCTGCACGCGCACTTCCCGCCGCCTCGGAGCTGACAGGTTGGCAGGAGGTGAAGGGGTCCTATCAGTACGGCACGGGCGACGGGTTGACCGCTATTTACAACGGCGGTTACATGATGTATGTGAATGCCGGAGTGGTGGAGGCGGCGCAGAGACTGTACCGGAAGGACAAGCTGTACCTGACGATTACCACTCACACGATGCGCACCGCCAACGCGGCGTCGGCATTTCTGCAGCACTGGGAGAAGGCCAACGCGAAGGAGAAGCGCGAGAGCACCCCCGGGCGAGGAAAGGGCTTCGTCGTGATGGTAGGTGGCGCGACGAACGTGTACTGGGTGCAAGGTGGATACTTCGTGACCATTATGGTCACGGGATCGGATGCTGCCGCAAAGAAGGAAGCCCTTGCCGCACTGGCAGTCGTGGCCAAAAAGACTGCCGCCCCGGCGAAGTAGGTGCCATACCTCCCTCTCCCTTGCCCATATGGCGAAGGCCGCTCGGCAAGTGCCGAGCGGCCTATTCTGCTTGCGAGCCTCCGTACAAACCGCTAGCTACATGCCGCGGCAGCCTCCGCAACCGCCGCCCGCGGCACCTTCGCCTTCTTCCGTCGCGAACGAGCTCCCGCAACCGCAAGATGCCGCCGCGTTCGGGTTCTCGATCTTGAACCCGCCGCCTAGAACGTCCTCCACGTAATCGACCTCCGAACCTGCCATGTAGCTCAGGCTCAAAGAGTCGATCAACACCCGAACGCCCTGGCTGTCGAACGTCTGGTCGTTCTCGTCGGGCTGGCCATCGTCAATGGCCATGCCGTACTGCAGGCCCGAGCAGCCGCCTCCCGCAACCCACACGCGCAGGAACG
Coding sequences within it:
- a CDS encoding 4Fe-4S binding protein, yielding MPTTEATTRTKRKRWTMRASRRWVQVAFLLLFLWLIVVTVFPLRSVIPPDLFLRADPLVALTAMLASRAWLSEAATYSGVIVVGTVLFGRFFCGWVCPMGTVIDLSDRYLIHKKREQGESRARNLKYYLLGGLAVAALFSSQVTYFFDPISLVTRTVIWVLVPAFTMVGHWVQAQPIVYDIAPALAQSRLITEIVPHFRLGWVAVLLFAGILALGLISQRFWCRNLCPLGALLALLSRWGLVRRTVSDDACTGCSACDRFCKMGAIKADPKHYQATECIYCFNCVEVCAPRGTSFPIRLGTQQFHTELDLSRRRLLGAAAGGLLFAALAKSDPGSKRSGNTQIRVSSPGLIRPPGSAPEDEFLDLCTRCGLCMKACPTNGLQPALGEAGLEGLWTPVLVPRIGYCSQHCTLCGQTCPTDAIREFSAAEKKYLYIGTAFIDRSTCLVWANDKHCLVCDEVCSYRALHWKVVDGRRRPFVDEGKCTGCGECETKCPIQPVAAIRVTSIGDKRHLPRERQRANFEAAERAAKSRPPSEGAPTPDRPSPYGGK
- the erpA gene encoding iron-sulfur cluster insertion protein ErpA produces the protein MSITLTERAATEIKNLLNEQNKPEAFLRVWVAGGGCSGLQYGMAIDDGQPDENDQTFDSQGVRVLIDSLSLSYMAGSEVDYVEDVLGGGFKIENPNAAASCGCGSSFATEEGEGAAGGGCGGCRGM
- a CDS encoding DUF362 domain-containing protein gives rise to the protein MDTGQSRREFLKSAAAAGLGLAIGGRATGVLQEKAQAKATVVVVRNADAQDSEHRYRADVVKKMVFEAVRRLSGESTDKAAWSRYFKPSDVVGIKLNCLFGMNASTHPEVAYAVAEGIQLAGVKPENIILWDRSDGDLAKSGYEINRDGPGIRCYGTNGEYEENNTQQGSFNGKLTRILTERITALANVPILKDHGTAGVTIAFKNHYGTCNNPGAHHGNNCDPYLADLNNVPAIKDKTRLVICDAIRALCNGGPGLNPKYLWDQNCILAATDPVALDYVGWRMIEDRRKEVGLPSLADAGRPVRHLATAEKLGLGIADPARISMVTIG
- a CDS encoding DUF362 domain-containing protein, whose translation is VLKPNIGWQRLPDQAANTNPEVVAAVVRMCKKAGASRVLIVEHTCDQPSDICFEMSGIQQAVREVGGEIIAANRESQYEPLDLPYAREMMAATVAKEVRRADCFINIPIAKDHSQARLSIGMKNLMGVVWDRQEWHRSRSLDQCIADYLTGVRPHLTIVDAVRILVGMGPKGPGPTKDTQQIIASVDAVAADAYAATLFGLGAADVEYLRIAGEMGLGETDTNKMKVLRA